Within the Chrysemys picta bellii isolate R12L10 chromosome 17, ASM1138683v2, whole genome shotgun sequence genome, the region TTGGTCCAATTAATTATTAGCATCTTTTTGCCGCTTTGCCGGCTGTCCAATGAAATGCGATCATGAAGGATTCCATGGGAAGGCACCACCCAATCACAGCTCGCCTGGGATCCAGCCGACCAATCGCAGGTGGCGATTCTGAGCCACCACCAATCAGGGAGCAGCAAGAGGAGAAGTGGGCTCCTCCAGCAGGGAAGAACCAGCCAATCAGAGTGGAGAGGAAAGTTGTTTCAAGCAATCACGGGGGGGGGCGGTTGTGAGTTCCACAAGCCAATTAGAAGCCAAGAGGCTCCAGaccagccaatcagagcagagagaaaggacGTATCAGACAGCCACAATGTCGCAGCCCTCCCCCTAACCAATCAGAAGCCAGGAACTGccgagccagccaatcagagtggACATAGGGCTGGCAAGCAGAGGATGGCGGGATGCCCCCGCCAGTCAGAAGCCAGGAGGTGCCGAGCCAGCCAATGGGGAAGCAGAGGCGTATCAAGCTAGCCAATCAGAGCGCGCCCATGTGCCCGCGCCCGTCCCAGTGCCCAAAGCCCACTCACAGGGGCTCGAAGCCCTTGGCCTTCAGCCAGGCCTGGACCTGGGCGGGGTCGGAGTCATGGTCCAGCGGCACCGCCGTGTCCGGCGTCCGGTGCACCAGGAAGGGCTTGGCGGGGGCGCCCCGGCCGGCCGCCAGGCGCTGCAGCAGCTCCTCGTTCAGCCGCTCTGCGGGACGGGAGAGCTGCCCGTTACCCAGCATGCAccgggaaaggggcggggcctggggaccCCTCTGggatacagcccctcccccggcctccacacacacacaccacaaggggcagggcctggggtcttTATGGGGGATCCCATTCCCCCCACACATAGGGGGCAGGTCCTGGGGTCTCCATGGGGTACTGCCCCTCTCCCCTAACATATAGGGGGCTCCTTACCTCTCTCATTGGGGTCTAGGCCAAGCCCCTCGGAGCCGTTCCACTGGGTCCCATTCGGGGCTGGGACCTTTTTCTTCAGAGCCGGCAGGCCTGGGGGGCCCTAGTCAGGATCACAGGCAGGGGGAAGAAATATTAGTCCCCCATAGcgccatgtcccattccctgccccccgaaccagccagtccctgccctggggccgggtgggagccggtgccccctagaggggacaggccccgtgccccattcctgacccccctgaaccagccagtccctgccctgggcccagatgggagccggtgccccctagaggggacaggcccagcGCCCCATTCAGCACCccgctgagccagccagtccctgccctgggcccgGATGGGAGCCGGCACCCCCTAGAGGTCCAATTCTCCACTCCCGTATTGCTGGGCTCACCGGGGCTCTGGTCTggcgggggctggagccggcgcTGCCGGTGCCGTTGAGCAGGTCGCCCGGGCCTCGGTTCTGGgtggccggcagtgggctgaggaTGTTGAAGGGGACGTAGCCCTGCTGGCCGGAGCGGTTCTGAACCTTCCACCACTTCTTGGTGTCGTCCAGCACCTGGAGGGAGAGACGCTGAGCCACGGGCACTGTCCCGGCCGGGGCGGGGAGGTGTGTCCTGGCGCTGCAAACTTCCCCCCAGCGCTGTGAGCTTCTCTCCCAGCAGTGCCCCAGCCAGGCACCCCATATGTTACGCACTActccccagcagtgcccccagctGGGGACCCTGGATGCTGCAAACTTCCCCTCAGCAGTGCCCCGGCATTGCAAGCttcccccccagcagtgccctggtGCTGGGAGCTTTCCCCCCTAGCAGTGCCtccagccaggaactcctgatGTTGCGcccttcccccagcagtgccccggTGCTGTGAGCtttcccccagcagtgcccccagtTGGGGACCCTTGATGTTGCGCCCTTTCCCCAGCAGTGCCCCCGTTCTGTgagcttccccccagcagtgcccccagccGGGGACCCCTGACATTGCGCACTTCCCCCCCTGCCAGCAGTGCCTcggtgctgcgagcttccccgcAGCAGTGGCCCCAGCCAGGGAAACCCACAGACAGACTCACCTCCAGAAGCTCCCCCTGCAGGACAGACAGTTCATTGCTGTTCCTGGCTACAAAGTCATACTTGCAGCTCACAAGCCTGCCgtcttctgtctgtctgtggctggggggagaggggaggaaaactgggtcagggggtgggggatctagtggagagagcggggggggagaggggctgggagccaggactcctgggttctctccccggctctgggaggagagtgggggctggtggttagagcagggggggatgggagccaggacgctTGGGTTCTCCCttattcccctgcccccccccccatctcagggcatagaaaccccccccccccccgccgtacACATGCTGCGAAGTTAAAGCGTCTGCACCGCGCTGGGGCCCAAGGGGTCACGTCTcacaatgcgggggggggggcaggggcacccccagcagccaagcccatgcgggaggaaggagggagaaagGTCTATGCCCCCCCCAagtcctccccccactccctaccttggctgggctgctgggggggggtggggcgcTGGCGGGACGAGCTCTCTCTCCTCCGATGTCTTCCTCTTTcgttccctccttcctctctatCCCCGTCAAGTGCTCCCCACTATGACATCTGGGGCAGCTCTCCCCACCCTATGCCTCCCCCCGGTGTGCCCCCCTTCCCAGTCACCAGTCCCTCACTGAGGCCTAGCGTCCTATGtgccccctcactcccctgcccccaatatctaaccccctccctgccccccaaccaaCCCCTGACCCCACCTCTCTcaccccctccactgccccctcccctcacccctctccATCTAACCCCTCCAGCCtgaatcccctccctccccctaacCACCCTAcacccccaagccagccccccaaccccctctgcccctgcctccctcccaccccctaacttgcccccgcccccctcaccaccgaacccacctgcccccccccagacaaagagaaacaaagagagaaaacaaagaaaagaccTTTTTAGGTTCCTCAGCTGAAATGACCCCCTCGACCCCCCCAACCTCAGCTCcgtcccccacatccccctcccactctgggatccccccaacctccctgcaccgagttccttccccccacagcccccccggccTCTCtgagcccctgcacccccctcccacctgccccccatgcatgggggtggggacagcttgtggggggggaaggggcagtgtgcGTGGGGGGGACACAGGCGGGGGGTTACGTACCCATTGGCTTCGATTGGAGGAGCCGATTGCTGCAGAAAGAagcggggggaatggagtgagtggggggagagCGACCTCCCTGCTGTGACCCCCCCCACAACTCTCCCCataccccactgcaccccccagccctctgcccccacctcccaccctctGATCTCTCTTACCCCCATTTTCtagtcaccccctccccccactgtgctcccccaatccccaccttccccccccacaccccatgttcccgctcccatcccccacaactgccccccatacctgcctcctccccaccccacactcccctcTGCCCTCATCTGATGAGGGGTCACCTCTCCCCCATGCCAGTCACCTGCGCCCGGCGCACTTCATGCCGGTGCTGGGTCTCCACCGGATCCTCCCAGGGCTGCCCATcggagcccaggcggggcgggaCCCAACCGCTTTGGAAGGTCAGGGTATAAGGGGTGGCATAGTCCCCGGGGAACTCCACCCTGTGGGGAGAGACAGAACCACGGATGGTTGGAACCATGGCGAAATCCAGGAATCGTGGGCAGAAATCAACGGGCAGAAATTGGGGGTGAAATCATGGGTGAAAATCAAGGAACCCTGGGCAACAATCATGGGTGAAAAAATCACAGAGTCAGGGGTAAAAATCATGGACGGTGGGCAACAATCACAGGTGAAAACCATGGGCAAAATGTGGAATCATGGATGAAAATCAAGGAATCACGGGCAACAATCGTGTgtgaaaaatcatagaatcatgagTGGAAAAATCACAGAATCATGGGTGAAAATCACGGGCAAACCAGTGGAATCATGGGTGAAAAAAATCAAGATGCCCTGGGGCAAAAATCATGGATGAAAAATCACAGAATCATGGGTGAAAATCATGGATAAAACATGGAATCATGGGTGAAAAATCAAGGAATCACAGGCAACAATCATGGGtaaaaaaatcacagaattaGGGACAAAAACCATGGAACTGTGGGCAACAATCATGGGTGAAAACCATGGTCAAAACGTGGAATCATGGATGAAAAATCAAGGAATCATGGACAACAATCATGGGTAAAAAATTACTGAACCATGGGTGAAAATGAAGGAACCATGGACAACAATCGTGGGTGAAAATCACAGAATCATGAGTGGAAAATCACAGGCAAACCAGTGGAATCGTGGGTGAAAAATCAAGCACTCGGGGGCAGATCCCACGCCTGGCAGAGCCGGGCACAATCTTGGGCAGACATTATGGAGAACCAAAAGCAgcgccccagctctgctcccccccccctcagccccagggTGAGCGAGGTACCGGGGCCGGGTCCAGTTGTCGCCCAGCGAGCCCCACAGCTTGGCCTCCTGGGCCCCCAGGCAGCCCCGCAGCAGGGTGACGGCCTCCAGGGTCAGCATGGGGGAGCGGATCTCGCTGGCGAACTCTGGGCCCCCCGACGACTCCACcacctggggggggagagggaacagggaGAGGTGAGAGAGACCCccggatcccagccccccccctcgaCCAGGGTCAGCAAgagaccccccactgccccttccaGCGTCCCGCTAtctcccttcccatcccccccagatcccccaacaccccccagcccttccaaGGAGACACCAactgcccccccctccagccacaACCCTCACGAAGCCCCCCCATGCTgggatccctccccccaatcctccCACCCCCGGATCCCCACAACTCCAGACCCTGCGGTCCCCTCCTCCCCTAACCCCCCAGCTCAGAGTCCCCAGATGCCCAGCCCCCGCCAtgttccccccaacccctccagtcctgctcctggcccctccaccccccctcccccacaagccaGGGTCTCCCCCACAACCCCAGATCACGCAGGCCCCTCcgttcctgccccccaaccccagcactgGCAATTCCAAGCCCCACAGCTGAGGCTAGGGCAGCCCCCCCACActtctgccccccaaccccccactcaCCATTTTCAGGGGGCCAAACAGGAAGTGAACCAGCTCCTCCGAAGTGGGATTTGAGATGTTTGACTGGAGTcttgcctggggggaggggaagggagagagaccgCCCCACTCTGGGTCAGTGACCCCCACAAATTccagatggggagggggagggagaatgacCGGACTCCTGGGGTCTTTCActagggaggggagagtggggtccagtggttagagaagggggctgggagccaggactcctgggttctctccctggctctgggaggggagtggggtctagtggttagagcagggggagctgggagccaggactcctgggttctctccctggctctgggaggggagtggggtccagtggattagaacagggggaggggatgctgggagccaggactcctgggtcccatcctGGGCTCTGAGGGGGAGCGAATGGAGGTCCCCGTTGCAGGGGGAGATACAGGGCTGCATTCCCCGCTCCCCAGCCGTCACTCACCAGGAGGCTGAAGGAATATTTCATCTTGGCCAGGGTGTCCTCGAACTCTTCCATGGAGGGTGGCCGGGCCCGCAGGGtcagcagcccctctgcaggggaaggaaagggttaacCCGGCGCTGGCGGGgcgcggcgggggcgggggaaggggtttCCGAGGAGGGCTGCTGAGGAAGGGGGTAGCTCACCCTTAGCACCTGGTGGTGTCCCCGGGTAATTCCAAGTATGGGGTGTATtggggggggcagacaggggaGATCTcgtgtgggggggcagaggggtttcTCTCACCCCATCTCCTGGCAGCACCCCTTGGCCCAGTGCGGGGTGTATGGTGGgcaggacggggtggggaggagacgGAGGTCTTGGGGGGACAGATGGGGGGGTCTCAGGGTGTCTCACCCCCTGGCAGCGCCCCCAGGCATGGGCGGTTCCCAGTGGGGGGCGTATGGGGGCAGGACGGGGTGGGGAGAAGATGGGAGGTctcgggggggcagagggggggtctCGGGGTCTctcaccccccggctcccggcggCGCCCCCGGCCCGACCGTTTCAGCTGCTCCAGGATCCGAAAGGCCTCGGCTGATTTCTGTagtttgcccacgaaagcttcgaTGTCGTCGAAGATCCGGTTCAGCAGCTCCTGGGGGGAGGGTAACCGGGGGGTCTGGGGgtgagcggggggggctgggccccTCTGCGCAGCCCCCAGAGTCCCCACCCCCAAGTCCCTgacagctcggggggggggggcgacatgcaatcccagccccacctcatccctcccccccccaaatctcccctccccctacttccacccagccccccggctcccccccaacaccccgtcCCTTGTACCCTAACACCCcaaaatctccc harbors:
- the EPS8L1 gene encoding epidermal growth factor receptor kinase substrate 8-like protein 1 isoform X2, with translation MSSSGSEVSKPSAREIYEQRKKYSNFIMADVSQYTVNHLVTFPVGEAAELRSVEDAVRKVAAMESQGQVWAQEMLLQVTGSAIRLLDVHSKEELESYGLAGVLRCEAVLPGARAHSLLLLVCQEPQQTQPDAHFFQCAHIGAEPIREDINSALLDFKSGSNAQRKEALRANQEMMQKGVPPPPGGTGPRPPPPHRKVVITPSATLNEMETQSQGGAADPSDTGALQTERDVELLNRIFDDIEAFVGKLQKSAEAFRILEQLKRSGRGRRREPGEGLLTLRARPPSMEEFEDTLAKMKYSFSLLARLQSNISNPTSEELVHFLFGPLKMVVESSGGPEFASEIRSPMLTLEAVTLLRGCLGAQEAKLWGSLGDNWTRPRVEFPGDYATPYTLTFQSGWVPPRLGSDGQPWEDPVETQHRHEVRRAQQSAPPIEANGHRQTEDGRLVSCKYDFVARNSNELSVLQGELLEVLDDTKKWWKVQNRSGQQGYVPFNILSPLPATQNRGPGDLLNGTGSAGSSPRQTRAPGPPGLPALKKKVPAPNGTQWNGSEGLGLDPNERGR
- the EPS8L1 gene encoding epidermal growth factor receptor kinase substrate 8-like protein 1 isoform X1; amino-acid sequence: MSSSGSEVSKPSAREIYEQRKKYSNFIMADVSQYTVNHLVTFPVGEAAELRSVEDAVRKVAAMESQGQVWAQEMLLQVTGSAIRLLDVHSKEELESYGLAGVLRCEAVLPGARAHSLLLLVCQEPQQTQPDAHFFQCAHIGAEPIREDINSALLDFKSGSNAQRKEALRANQEMMQKGVPPPPGGTGPRPPPPHRKVVITPSATLNEMETQSQGGAADPSDTGALQTERDVELLNRIFDDIEAFVGKLQKSAEAFRILEQLKRSGRGRRREPGEGLLTLRARPPSMEEFEDTLAKMKYSFSLLARLQSNISNPTSEELVHFLFGPLKMVVESSGGPEFASEIRSPMLTLEAVTLLRGCLGAQEAKLWGSLGDNWTRPRVEFPGDYATPYTLTFQSGWVPPRLGSDGQPWEDPVETQHRHEVRRAQQSAPPIEANGHRQTEDGRLVSCKYDFVARNSNELSVLQGELLEVLDDTKKWWKVQNRSGQQGYVPFNILSPLPATQNRGPGDLLNGTGSAGSSPRQTRAPGPPGLPALKKKVPAPNGTQWNGSEGLGLDPNERERLNEELLQRLAAGRGAPAKPFLVHRTPDTAVPLDHDSDPAQVQAWLKAKGFEPLTVSTLGVLNGSQLFSLCKAEFQAVSPEEGARVYSQVTVHKAMLEDFKKTSELEAVMEKRKRKLEGKTEASRS